The Streptomyces sp. CC0208 genome window below encodes:
- a CDS encoding chorismate-binding protein has translation MPRPTGLPVISMVPYAQLRERGFELHDGGEPIISLVASECREVDLDEVLAGSEREFGMSGVKFEMTDEEYAEKVRRIISDEICRGEGSNFLISRRGEAMIEGFSPDVALTVFRRLVHNEPDAYLTFCFFDGERYFIGASPERHISFVKNTVTMNPICGTLPKASLTKRADLIEFLTDPKEINELFQVVDEELKMMARICSAGGVVEGPFLKEMSSLIHTEYLLVGQSDMDKIDAFRESMFAATMIGSPLENAARIIRRYEDTSRRYYSSAIVVNGVDDDGDEYLDSAITIRTMEVTPDGRALLQSGGSIVRDSSPEKETREVQAKVAGLLHAISSPRRAEKVLDGFVDQQVEQVLRSRNKHLSRFWIADQADKRLPAPEVMGKSVLLVDNEDEFSHMLAHALVRLGLDVTVRDYDDPDLAAISTDLVLIGPGPGDPTDADDPKMRRVRELVATLVEDRRKFLAVCLGHQMVCQHLGMQVVPVDPPLQGVQESIDLFGTQETVGFYNTYFALRPEIAPPGVRIAAEPDGRVLALRAENFCTFQFHVESVLTSNCLAILRETLAYLQA, from the coding sequence ATGCCGCGTCCGACCGGCCTGCCCGTGATCAGCATGGTCCCCTACGCGCAGCTGCGGGAGCGTGGGTTCGAACTGCACGACGGCGGCGAGCCCATCATCTCGCTCGTCGCCTCCGAGTGCCGCGAGGTGGATCTGGACGAGGTGCTGGCCGGCTCGGAGCGGGAGTTCGGCATGTCCGGCGTCAAGTTCGAGATGACCGACGAGGAGTACGCGGAGAAGGTGCGGCGGATCATCTCGGACGAGATCTGCCGCGGTGAGGGCTCGAACTTCCTGATTTCCCGGCGCGGGGAGGCGATGATCGAGGGCTTCTCGCCCGACGTCGCCCTGACGGTCTTCCGGCGGCTCGTGCACAACGAGCCCGACGCCTACCTGACCTTCTGCTTCTTCGACGGCGAGCGCTACTTCATCGGAGCCTCGCCGGAGCGGCACATCAGTTTCGTCAAGAACACCGTGACCATGAACCCCATCTGCGGGACGCTGCCGAAGGCCTCGTTGACGAAGCGGGCCGACCTGATCGAGTTCCTGACCGACCCCAAGGAGATCAACGAACTCTTCCAGGTGGTCGACGAGGAACTGAAGATGATGGCCCGGATCTGCTCGGCGGGCGGTGTGGTCGAGGGACCGTTCCTCAAGGAGATGAGTTCCCTCATCCACACCGAGTACCTGCTGGTCGGGCAGAGCGACATGGACAAGATCGACGCCTTTCGGGAGTCCATGTTCGCCGCGACGATGATCGGCAGTCCGCTGGAGAACGCGGCCCGCATCATCCGCCGGTACGAGGACACCTCGCGGCGTTACTACTCGTCCGCCATCGTGGTCAACGGAGTCGACGACGACGGCGACGAATACCTGGACAGTGCGATCACCATCCGCACCATGGAGGTCACCCCGGACGGCCGCGCCCTGCTGCAGAGCGGCGGCAGCATCGTCCGTGACTCCTCCCCGGAAAAGGAGACCCGTGAGGTCCAGGCGAAGGTCGCCGGTCTGCTGCACGCGATCTCCTCGCCCCGGCGTGCCGAGAAGGTGCTGGACGGCTTCGTCGACCAGCAGGTGGAGCAGGTCCTGAGGTCGCGGAACAAGCATCTGTCACGTTTCTGGATCGCCGACCAGGCCGACAAGCGTCTGCCTGCCCCCGAGGTGATGGGCAAGTCCGTCCTGTTGGTCGACAACGAGGACGAATTCAGCCACATGCTGGCGCACGCACTGGTGCGGCTGGGTCTGGACGTGACGGTCCGCGACTACGACGATCCCGATCTCGCCGCCATCAGCACGGATCTCGTACTGATCGGCCCCGGCCCCGGCGACCCGACCGACGCCGACGACCCGAAGATGCGTCGGGTGCGGGAACTCGTCGCCACCCTGGTGGAGGACCGGCGGAAGTTCCTCGCGGTCTGCCTCGGCCACCAGATGGTCTGCCAGCACCTGGGAATGCAGGTCGTCCCGGTGGACCCGCCGCTGCAGGGGGTGCAGGAGTCGATCGACCTGTTCGGCACCCAGGAGACGGTCGGCTTCTACAACACCTACTTCGCGCTGCGCCCCGAGATCGCACCGCCGGGTGTCCGGATCGCCGCCGAGCCCGATGGCCGGGTGCTCGCGCTGCGCGCAGAGAACTTCTGCACGTTCCAGTTCCACGTCGAGTCAGTGCTGACCAGTAACTGCCTGGCGATCCTGCGCGAGACCTTGGCGTACCTCCAGGCCTGA
- a CDS encoding helix-turn-helix transcriptional regulator has translation MQSYTIGQAARLLGVSPDTARRWADAGRVPTHRDEGGRRLVDGRDLAAFSVELAKGEGGEEDVSHTSVRNAFPGIVTAVKLGDVAAQVEIQAGPHRLVSLLTREAVEELGLEVGVEATARVKSTNVHIDRA, from the coding sequence ATGCAGTCCTACACGATCGGCCAGGCCGCACGGCTGCTCGGCGTGAGCCCCGACACCGCGCGGCGGTGGGCGGACGCCGGGCGGGTGCCCACGCATCGGGACGAGGGCGGGCGGCGCCTCGTCGACGGCAGGGATCTGGCCGCTTTCTCCGTGGAACTGGCCAAGGGGGAGGGCGGTGAGGAGGACGTGTCCCACACGTCCGTCCGCAACGCCTTCCCCGGCATCGTCACCGCCGTGAAACTCGGCGATGTCGCGGCCCAGGTGGAGATCCAGGCGGGCCCGCACCGGCTGGTGTCGCTGCTGACACGGGAGGCCGTGGAGGAACTCGGCCTGGAGGTCGGGGTGGAGGCCACCGCCCGGGTGAAGTCGACGAACGTGCACATCGACCGCGCCTGA
- a CDS encoding coproporphyrinogen-III oxidase family protein translates to MSDLSPFPDLKQVADEAHSAVDSLPLAALERLGILQPIENYYLIGTYPPLKAMGSVDPADFLPQATRMCSIYLHIPFCEQRCTFCHFAKEILPPEQRVERYLRTLYAELAGTGALTGHPTAQTVYFGGGTPSYLNPRQITEVFARLRESVQVTADTETTFELHPSVIGAPDYEDRLDAIAEAGVNRWVFGVQSMEDRILEKLNRGHTAADVHRLLGMLADRGVENLSVDLIFGLPYQNLENWYTTICSLVAAGVEKFNIFPLMFKQSDPISMHYRNSPEIFPGNRDRLLMHFATEIIMREIGFRRGPLFYYAKTEHHSRQQENKYDSIEDINLLPFGVSGFGYVGQTQYYNECTIDSYTAAVESGRPPVWRGARLDLDERMRRAVMFPLRSAGVDREEFRLRYGVDPVDQFAGELAPFVDHGLLEVDDRRMQITDMGAPFADSIAIKLASESVLSRIRAANGLITDLKHDPVDRYDFSPIDRAPVSASIDPVRRRRAGGRT, encoded by the coding sequence TTGAGCGATTTATCACCGTTCCCTGACTTAAAGCAGGTGGCGGACGAGGCGCACTCCGCTGTCGACAGCCTTCCATTAGCCGCACTGGAACGGCTCGGCATACTGCAGCCGATTGAGAATTACTACCTCATCGGCACGTACCCACCACTCAAGGCCATGGGATCCGTGGACCCCGCGGATTTTCTGCCACAGGCCACCAGGATGTGCAGCATTTATCTCCACATCCCGTTCTGTGAACAGCGCTGCACCTTCTGCCATTTCGCCAAGGAGATCCTGCCGCCCGAGCAGCGGGTCGAGCGCTACCTGCGGACCCTGTACGCGGAACTGGCCGGTACCGGCGCGCTGACCGGTCACCCCACCGCACAGACCGTCTACTTCGGCGGTGGCACCCCCTCGTACCTGAACCCTCGTCAGATCACCGAGGTCTTCGCCCGCCTGCGTGAATCCGTGCAGGTCACGGCCGACACGGAAACCACCTTCGAGCTCCACCCCAGCGTCATCGGCGCACCGGACTACGAGGACCGCCTCGACGCCATCGCCGAGGCCGGGGTGAACCGCTGGGTGTTCGGAGTGCAGTCCATGGAGGACCGCATCCTCGAAAAGCTCAACCGGGGCCACACCGCGGCCGACGTGCACCGATTACTCGGGATGCTTGCCGACCGGGGCGTGGAAAACCTCTCCGTGGACCTCATCTTCGGGCTTCCGTACCAGAATCTCGAGAACTGGTACACGACCATTTGCTCCCTGGTGGCCGCAGGCGTCGAGAAGTTCAACATCTTTCCTCTGATGTTCAAGCAGTCCGATCCGATCTCCATGCATTACCGGAACAGTCCGGAGATCTTCCCGGGGAATCGTGACCGGCTCCTCATGCACTTTGCCACCGAGATCATCATGAGGGAGATCGGATTCCGTCGCGGCCCGCTCTTCTACTACGCGAAAACCGAGCACCACTCGCGTCAGCAGGAGAACAAGTACGATTCCATCGAGGACATCAATCTCCTGCCGTTCGGGGTTTCCGGCTTCGGTTATGTCGGCCAGACCCAGTACTACAACGAGTGCACCATCGACAGCTACACGGCGGCCGTCGAGAGCGGTCGTCCCCCGGTGTGGCGCGGTGCGCGGCTCGATCTTGACGAGCGCATGCGCCGGGCGGTGATGTTCCCCCTGCGGTCCGCCGGGGTGGACCGCGAGGAATTCCGCCTGCGCTACGGAGTGGACCCGGTGGACCAGTTCGCCGGGGAACTCGCCCCCTTCGTCGACCACGGGCTCCTGGAGGTCGACGACCGTCGTATGCAGATCACCGACATGGGCGCGCCGTTCGCGGACAGCATCGCGATCAAGCTTGCCAGCGAGTCGGTGTTGTCCCGCATCCGGGCGGCCAACGGGCTCATCACCGACCTCAAGCACGACCCGGTCGACCGCTACGACTTCTCGCCCATCGACCGCGCACCGGTGAGCGCCTCGATCGATCCGGTACGCCGGAGGCGGGCGGGGGGCCGTACATGA
- the modA gene encoding molybdate ABC transporter substrate-binding protein: MTPTPRRNHRGLRTAGVGAAALLALSACSSSGSDSSSTKPDSSASGRLSGTVTVFAAASLQESFTTLGKQFERAHPGTKVTFSFGGSDSLAASITGGAPADVFASASPKTMKIVTDAGDASGTPVTFARNQLEIATLPGNPDRVGSLKDLTDKDLKVVLCAQEVPCGAAARKALDASGLKLAPVSYEQDVKAALTKVELKEADAAVVYKTDVHAAGDKVEGVEFPESADAVNDYPITLLKGAQDTETARAFIALVRSAEGRKVLTGTGFLKP, translated from the coding sequence ATGACCCCTACCCCGCGCCGGAACCACCGGGGCCTGCGGACGGCCGGCGTCGGCGCCGCCGCGCTGCTGGCTCTGAGCGCCTGCTCGTCGTCCGGCTCGGACTCCTCGTCCACGAAGCCGGACTCCTCCGCCTCGGGCCGGCTCTCCGGCACGGTGACCGTCTTCGCCGCCGCCTCCCTCCAGGAGAGCTTCACAACGCTGGGCAAGCAGTTCGAGCGGGCCCACCCGGGCACGAAGGTCACCTTCAGCTTCGGCGGCAGCGACTCGCTGGCCGCGAGCATCACCGGCGGCGCCCCGGCGGACGTGTTCGCCTCGGCCAGCCCCAAGACGATGAAGATCGTCACGGACGCGGGGGACGCCTCCGGCACGCCCGTCACCTTCGCGCGCAACCAGCTGGAGATCGCCACCCTGCCCGGCAATCCGGACCGGGTCGGGTCGCTGAAGGACCTCACGGACAAGGACCTGAAGGTCGTGCTGTGCGCCCAGGAGGTGCCGTGCGGCGCCGCCGCGCGCAAGGCCCTCGACGCGAGCGGGCTGAAGCTCGCCCCCGTCTCCTACGAGCAGGACGTCAAGGCCGCGCTGACGAAGGTCGAACTGAAGGAGGCCGACGCCGCGGTCGTCTACAAGACCGATGTGCACGCGGCGGGTGACAAGGTGGAGGGCGTGGAGTTCCCCGAGTCCGCCGACGCCGTCAACGACTACCCGATCACCCTGCTCAAGGGCGCTCAGGACACGGAGACCGCGAGGGCGTTCATCGCGCTCGTGCGGTCCGCCGAGGGCCGAAAGGTCCTGACCGGGACCGGGTTCCTGAAGCCGTGA
- a CDS encoding YbaK/EbsC family protein — translation MENSSLPSAPPAALLLSAADIAFEVHRHEAIRTAEDIRARTAFTEQNRANSVKTMAFVTAPGDVVLAAVPGLTRIRYGPLASALGVKRAALKPADEEALRQLDMEPGGVSPLCADPRVTVVFDSAVPLMGRVLCGSGWPQYTVEAESADIVRLAPNVVIADIAVP, via the coding sequence ATGGAGAACTCCTCTTTACCATCTGCACCGCCGGCCGCACTGCTGCTGTCAGCCGCCGACATCGCGTTCGAGGTCCATCGGCATGAAGCGATCCGCACCGCGGAGGACATCCGCGCACGCACCGCCTTCACCGAACAGAACCGGGCGAATTCGGTGAAAACGATGGCTTTCGTCACGGCCCCGGGCGACGTGGTACTGGCCGCGGTCCCCGGCCTGACGCGAATCCGCTACGGCCCGCTCGCCTCGGCCCTGGGGGTCAAGCGGGCCGCGCTGAAGCCCGCGGACGAGGAAGCGCTGCGGCAGCTGGACATGGAGCCGGGCGGCGTCAGTCCACTCTGCGCCGATCCCAGGGTCACGGTGGTCTTCGACTCCGCCGTCCCCCTGATGGGTCGCGTGTTGTGCGGCAGCGGATGGCCGCAGTACACCGTGGAAGCGGAGTCGGCCGACATCGTGCGCCTCGCGCCGAACGTGGTGATCGCGGACATCGCCGTCCCGTGA
- a CDS encoding M24 family metallopeptidase: MADDEPTRAARLLDAQAKAARLFAEIEARGLVAPGRRERAVSDRIRDLANELFGTTRHWHKRIVRSGPNTLQPYRENPPDRVIGADDIVFADFGPIFEEYEADFGRTFILGDDPVKHRLRDDLPKIFAAGRSAFEADQDITGARLHAEVERLAAESGWALGGWHAGHLVGEFPHEWIDGADVESYITPANDTPLRRTDKAGRRCHWILEIHLIDAGREFGGFHEELLTL, encoded by the coding sequence ATGGCGGACGACGAACCCACACGCGCGGCAAGGCTGCTGGACGCCCAGGCGAAGGCCGCACGGCTCTTCGCGGAGATCGAGGCGCGCGGACTGGTCGCGCCGGGCCGCAGGGAGCGGGCCGTCAGCGACCGGATCCGGGACCTGGCGAACGAACTGTTCGGAACCACCCGGCACTGGCACAAGCGGATCGTGCGCTCGGGACCGAACACGCTCCAGCCGTACCGGGAGAACCCGCCGGACCGCGTGATCGGCGCGGACGACATCGTCTTCGCCGACTTCGGCCCGATCTTCGAGGAGTACGAGGCCGACTTCGGGCGGACCTTCATCCTCGGCGACGACCCGGTCAAGCACCGCCTCCGCGACGACCTGCCGAAGATCTTCGCGGCGGGCCGGAGCGCCTTCGAGGCCGACCAGGACATCACCGGCGCGCGGCTGCACGCCGAGGTCGAACGGCTCGCCGCCGAGTCCGGCTGGGCACTGGGCGGTTGGCACGCCGGTCACCTCGTCGGCGAGTTTCCGCACGAATGGATCGACGGCGCCGACGTGGAGTCGTACATCACCCCCGCCAACGACACCCCGCTGCGCCGCACCGACAAGGCCGGACGCCGCTGCCACTGGATCCTGGAGATCCATCTCATCGACGCCGGGCGGGAGTTCGGCGGTTTCCACGAGGAACTGCTCACCCTCTGA